The genome window TACCTTAAACCCCTGGGGCGTAGGTATAGTTATTGAGTGCCGCCACCTTTGCATGAGCATGCGCGGCGTTCAAAAACAAAACTCGGTTACCACCACATCAGCATTTACAGGCGAATTTTTAAAAGAAAAAACAAGAACGGAATTTTTAAACCTTATCTCAGCAAAGTTGGGCTAAGGACTAAAAATCAGTGATTAGAGATTAGTTTTTTTATAGGTTATGTCTAAATTTGATATAGCTAATCTTTAATTAACAAATTTCTAATCTGTCAAAATCAACTAATCTCTAATTAACAAATCTCTAGTCTCTAGCATGAAAGCATACATATTCCCGGGGCAAGGTGCCCAGTTTGTTGGTATGGGTAAAGACCTGTACGAAAAATCGGAACAGGCACGTGCCTTATTTGAACAGGCTAATGAAATACTTGGTTTCCGCATTACCGACCTGATGTTTGATGGTACCGATGAGGACCTTAAGCAAACCAACGTTACACAACCGGCTATATTTTTACATTCAGTTATTTTAGCCAGTGTTTTGGGCGATGATTTTAAACCGGAAATGGCGGCAGGTCACTCGCTCGGCGAATTTTCCGCACTGGTTGCCTGCAAGTCTTTATCCTTTGAAGATGGCCTGCGCCTGGTAGCGGCACGTGCCAATGCCATGCAAAAAGCCTGCCTGATACAGCCATCAACCATGGCCGCTATTATAGGACTTGATGACTTTACCGTTGAAGATATTTGCCACCGCATTAGTGATATTGTT of Mucilaginibacter xinganensis contains these proteins:
- the fabD gene encoding ACP S-malonyltransferase, whose product is MKAYIFPGQGAQFVGMGKDLYEKSEQARALFEQANEILGFRITDLMFDGTDEDLKQTNVTQPAIFLHSVILASVLGDDFKPEMAAGHSLGEFSALVACKSLSFEDGLRLVAARANAMQKACLIQPSTMAAIIGLDDFTVEDICHRISDIVVPANYNCPGQLVISGTIAGVDKACEELTAAGAKRALKLNVGGAFHSPLMEAARVELEHAIVNTVVNEPICPVYQNIDAKPYTDPAMIKHNLIAQLTGPVRWTQTVKHMMEDGATSFTEVGPGSVLQGLVKKVDRHMPTESAAIQ